The segment AAGAGGAGGCAAATCGACTGAGGTATTCACGTAGGCTACTGTATGCTTTCCCTATAAGCATTGTAAGCTCCCAGGCCATATTATTCATATACACAATGCCCTTAATATAACACCAAAAACAGTCGATAAAATAGTGAAATTAATACGTGGCTAAGGTGGCTTGAAATTGTACCTTTCAAACATTGTGTGTATTCACACTAAAAGTGCTTTTCTCTCTGATCCTGTGAAGGAGAGAAAAGCTGGAAAACGAGGCCAGGTCCAGCCAGGAGAAGTACGAGGAGATCACTCACAAATGGACGGAGGCTAAAATGAAACAGACACCGCTAGATCTGAGAGATGCTTTGAACAGCCAACAGCAGCTCTGCAACCAGATCACAGATGATAAGAATAAACTGATCAATGATCTAAAGCAGGTCCAGACAAACTTACGACTCAATACAAACAATTCAAATTCCATAGCACgtgtaaataaaacagtgtgTTTGTATAGGAGCTGAAAGCGAGTGATGATCGCTATGTCAAAGACCTGAGGAAGGAGGCTAAGGACACAGACCTTCTGATCGAGAGGATGGAGGAACAGATCTCAAGTTTGAAaaaatcatacagagagaagtTGCACCAAATTGAGGTGGAGTACTCCCCATGCATACTGGAGGCCTGTCAGATACAAATGATCAAACTAGTCTTgatagtattttttatgtttggtaTCATCACAAAAGCAAGACCACCATACATAAAGATCATGCCTGTGAAAATATACAGTTTTGTGCATATCATATCTTTGGGAAAAAgcatacataaatgtttatgtgtatattttagAACTCATTTGGAGATGAGAGGAGAACTCTGCTAgccaaaaacagaaagaaatggGAACAACAGATGAAGGAACGTTGTGATAAAGAGGTAAAGAGCAAACAAAAAGTCATTATAATAGCTAGATTGTCGTCTTGTTTCTGACTCTATATGTCTTCAGCTGAAGAACATGATGCACAGTTTAAGCCTCATGGAGGAACATGAGGACCTGCTACACAAGCTAAGAACACAAACAGCTGAGGAATATAACACAGACAAAATCAAACTGGATACAGAAGTACAGGTGCATACACCACAAAAAATAACCCTgtgccttaaagtgatagttcacccaaaaattatctcgtcatttattcaccctcatgccgTTTTAAACCTATATGCCTTTCTTTtgtttctgcagaacacaaaataaaatatgtggaagaatgtttgtaaccggcatccattgacttgcactggttttgtgtccatgcaataaaagtgaatgggtgccagcgctgtttggttaccaactttctttaaaatatactcttttgtttcctgcagaagaaagaaagtcatacaggtttgaaatgacaagagcgtgagtaaatgatgacagaatttaaacttTTGgttgaaccatcactttaacaATTGCTTCTACGTTCCTGTTTACATACCAACTATAGATACCAACAGTCCAGGTAAAGGTTAAAAGGTTTCGCTTTCTCTGTTTGTGTAGAATTCAAGAATGAAGGTACAGGAGATGAAGTTCAATTGTCACCTGAATCAGGAGAAACTTGACGATAAATTCACAACACTAAAGAAACGAGAAGAGGAGAACTCAATCTTAAAATCTCAATTAAAAAGGAAACTTATTAGGTAACTTTTTCAATATCTTACTACATTTCATGCACGTCTAGCGAATCAAAATAACCTACATTTCTAGATTATCTTTAGAACTGATGGTAAAATTGTCCTTTTCCAGAACGCAAGACGCTGTTAACAATCTAAAGTCTAAATGCTCAGAGCAGGAAAAAGAATCAAAATTGGAGAACCAGTCACTGAGCAAAGACTACACACGCCTGAATCAGCAATACAAAGACATGCAGAAGAAAGCAAGGTGAGCACACTTACTTCATGACAAGAGCGAGTATTGCAGAATAAATCACAAATATACTTTGTGACAAAAATTTGCATGAAGACTTAAAGAcaagataataaaaaacatgtttgaatttACTAGAAACATCAGAAAGCTCTTCTCTAAGTGCTCACAATgatgtaaatatgtgtgtgtatgtggccAGACACTTCGCAGCGCTAGATATGGAACGCTATGAAAAGGTTTGGCTCATGAATGAAGCGGAGGTGAAGAACCTGGCACACAGAGCACTGGAGGTGGACCGCCTGATTCATGAGCAACAGTTGGGTCTTGCTTGGGATTCACCTCCGCTTGACTTCATGAAGCGATCCGGCCCGATCAGGAGCATACAGCAGGACTTCAGGACTGCAGGACAGGCAGCTGCAGATGCCCTGAAAGAAGAACAGGAAGAGGAAAGCAGTGATATAGTGGAGGGATCGGAGAACACTGCTGGCGGAGTCAACAGGAGAATAGTAAAAAACATTCTGGAGCTGTTGTGTGATGAGACGGTgagtgtgcgtgtttgtgcagATGTTTAAAACCTAATTTATTTTGAGCATTCTTTACAACAATGTCATACTCTTGTTAACACCTCCAATGCGACTCTCTCTTTCAGGGATTTCTTATAGATAGTAAACTGCAAACGCTGTTGTCTTGTCTGGAGAAAAGTGAGCGGTCCCTTGTGAAGCTGGATGCTGTTTTCTCAGTAAGTTTAACTACATAAGAGACCCCCTTTATCCAAAACTTATCCTTATCATATAAGAATCTCCTCTTGCGTGAACACAGGCAATGGGGATTGAGAGTGAGGAAGATGTTTATAGAATGACAGAATTCTTTATGAAGTACAAACAGCTGGGTAGAGAACAGAGGGATCATGAGGTAAGTGAATAGTTTCACCATCACATGAGGTGGCATCAATGTTGCTCTGAAACTAAATTTGACTGGCACTTTTGTTTCTCAGGCAGAAGCTGAGGCCACTGACCTCATCGATCCAAAAGAAATATTATTGGCCCTAAAAGATTTTACTGCCCAAAACTGCAGACCCTGGTCAGTGTGTTTTTTGAATCACACAAGCATTTGATAGATGTTTCCTTCATAGGAACAGTTCATTGAAAAGATATACTTTCTCTAAATGTGTTCTTAGATCCAtcctgtgttgtttttaaagccaTGCTTTACTAATTAAGCTAAAGGAAATTGAAAGGAAAAAACTTTACTCTGTATTTGTGTTGGAATTTGTGTCCAGTGGTGTCTGGGATTCACAACACAGCAGTGTTTTGGAGCTGAATATGAGAGATGACTATGAAGATGCAGCATACTGGGAAAGCTTGGCTAATGTCATTCCAGAGTCAAAACTCAAGCTGTGGGCCGCTCTAGATACAGCTCTCAATGAATACCAGTAAGAGCACATTTTCTGATCAATCATTTACAAATTCACCCAAATTCAAGCCTTACATTACATCATACAGTTCTTGATTTTATAAGttaattttgttttctctttagtACTGTATTAACGGAAAGGGCTGAGCTTCTAGTGGAAACACAGAGTGTAAAACAACAGAATACAGAGCTTAGGAATTTACTCCACCAATACACAACCTCCAAGGTAAGTCTTTGTTTCTTAGGCATGTCATTAAGATGCAGTTTGGCTGTTAATGTCCAATTTTCTATTTGTCTACTGATAGGCCAATTCTGAACTGGACATCCACCCTACCAGATGAAGCAGTTTTCGAATTGTTGTGCATTTTCTCCTTTGTCATTTAACTGAGAATACTTGGGggagtgtatttaaaaaaatgtattagtgaAAAGTATGTATTTCTACAATGTATTTGAAATCGTTAATGTAATTagtcatttgaataaaaataatacaaatatataaaagcaaaaaatgtatagctttttaaacgtttatttataataagtagtaataacaattatttatatgtaaaaatcAG is part of the Triplophysa dalaica isolate WHDGS20190420 chromosome 13, ASM1584641v1, whole genome shotgun sequence genome and harbors:
- the drc1 gene encoding dynein regulatory complex protein 1, which translates into the protein MRDVTDPARAPPELYHSNTFCKQNSHFRCAFLCTSLVAVHVYLLFLTSYKMHQTESFEADEAEPAPSVESDDPEERIKARRLRIAERNEAKKGRKLGEVLQRKETMKEEQRESQKEVEISERHMEKLKTDGLELVTNILVATDARESKRRTDEEEANRLRREKLENEARSSQEKYEEITHKWTEAKMKQTPLDLRDALNSQQQLCNQITDDKNKLINDLKQELKASDDRYVKDLRKEAKDTDLLIERMEEQISSLKKSYREKLHQIENSFGDERRTLLAKNRKKWEQQMKERCDKELKNMMHSLSLMEEHEDLLHKLRTQTAEEYNTDKIKLDTEVQNSRMKVQEMKFNCHLNQEKLDDKFTTLKKREEENSILKSQLKRKLIRTQDAVNNLKSKCSEQEKESKLENQSLSKDYTRLNQQYKDMQKKARHFAALDMERYEKVWLMNEAEVKNLAHRALEVDRLIHEQQLGLAWDSPPLDFMKRSGPIRSIQQDFRTAGQAAADALKEEQEEESSDIVEGSENTAGGVNRRIVKNILELLCDETGFLIDSKLQTLLSCLEKSERSLVKLDAVFSAMGIESEEDVYRMTEFFMKYKQLGREQRDHEAEAEATDLIDPKEILLALKDFTAQNCRPCGVWDSQHSSVLELNMRDDYEDAAYWESLANVIPESKLKLWAALDTALNEYHTVLTERAELLVETQSVKQQNTELRNLLHQYTTSKANSELDIHPTR